From Megalobrama amblycephala isolate DHTTF-2021 linkage group LG8, ASM1881202v1, whole genome shotgun sequence, the proteins below share one genomic window:
- the bmerb1 gene encoding bMERB domain-containing protein 1 isoform X2, translated as MELKKAISESDGMMKTYGAMHETNRSRDKGQMDVSMAESSMSPDEIEAEMARIQRLREVLVRRESELRFMMDDIQLCKDIMNLKQELRKIVTMPDAEKTKKHRQREEKLIQEIHQLVQKRDFLVDDAEVERLREQEEDKEMAEFLRQKLSVIQRAFTGLAMGINTHSTQL; from the exons ATGGAATTAAAGAAAGCCATTTCTGAGAGCGACGGGATGATGAAAACATACGGCGCGATGCACGAGACAAACCGGAGTAGAGACAAAG GCCAGATGGACGTGTCCATGGCAGAAAGCTCCATGTCTCCAGACGAGATCGAGGCGGAAATGGCTCGGATTCAGCGCCTGCGGGAGGTGCTGGTGAGACGTGAGTCCGAACTGAGATTCAT GATGGACGATATTCAGCTCTGCAAAGACATTATGAACCTAAAACAGGAACTGAGGAAGATAGTGACAATGCCAG ACGCAGAGAAGACTAAGAAACATCGTCAGAGAGAAGAAAAATTAATCCAGGAGATTCATCAGCTGGTGCAGAAGAGAGATTTCCTGGTGGATGATGCTGAAGTTGAGCGTCTGAG GGAGCAGGAGGAAGATAAAGAGATGGCAGAGTTCCTCAGACAGAAGCTCAGCGTTATACAGA
- the LOC125274059 gene encoding mpv17-like protein isoform X3, whose translation MRDALLKPVRRFPWATNVTLYGCLFAGGDFVHQLFSRKEQVDWSHTRNVAVVAFSFHGNFNFFWMRFLERRFPGNSLRMVLRKLLLDQTLAAPLAISAFYTGVSFMEGRDEILQDWKEKFLNTYKFLNFILVPPLIRTAFTGCCGFIWATFLCFSHQSGDGTMTAALDWIRGVERKPEQRKKKRVE comes from the exons ATGCGCGACGCGCTGTTAAAGCCTGTCAGACGCTTCCCGTGGGCGACCAATGTAACCCTGTACGGGTGCCTGTTCGCAGGCGGAGATTTCGTCCACCAACTCTTCTCGCGTAAAGAACAAGTGGACTGGTCTCACACGAGAAACGTCGCCGTAGTTGCGTTCAGTTTTCATGGCAACTTCAATTTCTTTTGGATGCGCTTTCTGGAGCGACGGTTCCCCGGGAATTCGCTGCGAATGGTGCTGCGAAAGCTGCTGCTGGACCAGACGCTCGCCGCGCCGCTCGCCATCAGCGCCTTTTACACAG GTGTGAGCTTTATGGAGGGCAGAGATGAGATCCTGCAGGACTGGAAGGAGAAATTCCTCAACACGTACAAG TTCCTGAATTTCATCCTGGTTCCACCACTGATCCGCACTGCGTTCACCGGCTGCTGTGGATTCATCTGGGCTACGTTCCTCTGCTTTTCCCACCAGAGCGGAGATGGAACCATGACGGCAGCTCTGGACTGGATTCGTGGCGTAGAGCGCAAACCAGAGCAACGGAAGAAGAAGAGGGTTGAATGA
- the LOC125274059 gene encoding mpv17-like protein isoform X2: MRDALLKPVRRFPWATNVTLYGCLFAGGDFVHQLFSRKEQVDWSHTRNVAVVAFSFHGNFNFFWMRFLERRFPGNSLRMVLRKLLLDQTLAAPLAISAFYTGVSFMEGRDEILQDWKEKFLNTYKTGLTYWPFMQFLNFILVPPLIRTAFTGCCGFIWATFLCFSHQSGDGTMTAALDWIRGVERKPEQRKKKRVE, translated from the exons ATGCGCGACGCGCTGTTAAAGCCTGTCAGACGCTTCCCGTGGGCGACCAATGTAACCCTGTACGGGTGCCTGTTCGCAGGCGGAGATTTCGTCCACCAACTCTTCTCGCGTAAAGAACAAGTGGACTGGTCTCACACGAGAAACGTCGCCGTAGTTGCGTTCAGTTTTCATGGCAACTTCAATTTCTTTTGGATGCGCTTTCTGGAGCGACGGTTCCCCGGGAATTCGCTGCGAATGGTGCTGCGAAAGCTGCTGCTGGACCAGACGCTCGCCGCGCCGCTCGCCATCAGCGCCTTTTACACAG GTGTGAGCTTTATGGAGGGCAGAGATGAGATCCTGCAGGACTGGAAGGAGAAATTCCTCAACACGTACAAG ACCGGGCTAACGTACTGGCCGTTTATGCAG TTCCTGAATTTCATCCTGGTTCCACCACTGATCCGCACTGCGTTCACCGGCTGCTGTGGATTCATCTGGGCTACGTTCCTCTGCTTTTCCCACCAGAGCGGAGATGGAACCATGACGGCAGCTCTGGACTGGATTCGTGGCGTAGAGCGCAAACCAGAGCAACGGAAGAAGAAGAGGGTTGAATGA
- the LOC125274059 gene encoding mpv17-like protein isoform X4 has product MRDALLKPVRRFPWATNVTLYGCLFAGGDFVHQLFSRKEQVDWSHTRNVAVVAFSFHGNFNFFWMRFLERRFPGNSLRMVLRKLLLDQTLAAPLAISAFYTGVSFMEGRDEILQDWKEKFLNTYKTGLTYWPFMQSGDGTMTAALDWIRGVERKPEQRKKKRVE; this is encoded by the exons ATGCGCGACGCGCTGTTAAAGCCTGTCAGACGCTTCCCGTGGGCGACCAATGTAACCCTGTACGGGTGCCTGTTCGCAGGCGGAGATTTCGTCCACCAACTCTTCTCGCGTAAAGAACAAGTGGACTGGTCTCACACGAGAAACGTCGCCGTAGTTGCGTTCAGTTTTCATGGCAACTTCAATTTCTTTTGGATGCGCTTTCTGGAGCGACGGTTCCCCGGGAATTCGCTGCGAATGGTGCTGCGAAAGCTGCTGCTGGACCAGACGCTCGCCGCGCCGCTCGCCATCAGCGCCTTTTACACAG GTGTGAGCTTTATGGAGGGCAGAGATGAGATCCTGCAGGACTGGAAGGAGAAATTCCTCAACACGTACAAG ACCGGGCTAACGTACTGGCCGTTTATGCAG AGCGGAGATGGAACCATGACGGCAGCTCTGGACTGGATTCGTGGCGTAGAGCGCAAACCAGAGCAACGGAAGAAGAAGAGGGTTGAATGA
- the LOC125274059 gene encoding mpv17-like protein isoform X1 codes for MRDALLKPVRRFPWATNVTLYGCLFAGGDFVHQLFSRKEQVDWSHTRNVAVVAFSFHGNFNFFWMRFLERRFPGNSLRMVLRKLLLDQTLAAPLAISAFYTGVSFMEGRDEILQDWKEKFLNTYKTGLTYWPFMQCSSWLIVPEFHPGSTTDPHCVHRLLWIHLGYVPLLFPPERRWNHDGSSGLDSWRRAQTRATEEEEG; via the exons ATGCGCGACGCGCTGTTAAAGCCTGTCAGACGCTTCCCGTGGGCGACCAATGTAACCCTGTACGGGTGCCTGTTCGCAGGCGGAGATTTCGTCCACCAACTCTTCTCGCGTAAAGAACAAGTGGACTGGTCTCACACGAGAAACGTCGCCGTAGTTGCGTTCAGTTTTCATGGCAACTTCAATTTCTTTTGGATGCGCTTTCTGGAGCGACGGTTCCCCGGGAATTCGCTGCGAATGGTGCTGCGAAAGCTGCTGCTGGACCAGACGCTCGCCGCGCCGCTCGCCATCAGCGCCTTTTACACAG GTGTGAGCTTTATGGAGGGCAGAGATGAGATCCTGCAGGACTGGAAGGAGAAATTCCTCAACACGTACAAG ACCGGGCTAACGTACTGGCCGTTTATGCAG TGCTCTTCATGGCTCATAGTTCCTGAATTTCATCCTGGTTCCACCACTGATCCGCACTGCGTTCACCGGCTGCTGTGGATTCATCTGGGCTACGTTCCTCTGCTTTTCCCACCAGAGCGGAGATGGAACCATGACGGCAGCTCTGGACTGGATTCGTGGCGTAGAGCGCAAACCAGAGCAACGGAAGAAGAAGAGGGTTGA